The Agelaius phoeniceus isolate bAgePho1 chromosome 2, bAgePho1.hap1, whole genome shotgun sequence region CTGGCCAGATGTTTCTGCCACATCCTTTCAACCAGCACTAATGATGTGGCTAACCATATTATCAGCTAGCTCATCTCATGGTTTAGCATGGTAGGGGAAGGAGATCATATTTCAGCCAAATCAGCTCTTTGTGTGCCTCAACTGCTAAAAGCATGGAGATATGACCAGAAGGCACAAATTAAAAGAGGCAGCAAAAGGACTATGCTTTCAGCAATAGCCCCAGATCAGCTTAAATTGACCATTAAACTATATCCTGAatccataaaaagaaaagattatGCACACTTTTCTCATGcatttcaaagtaattttaaacTAAGCCAGGGAATTAATATGGATGAGAGCATTGACAAAATCCGTTCTGCTGACTGAGCTATGGGCAGGCAGGAATACTCTAAAATACCAAAGCAGAGTTTCCTTTGTAGAAACTGTCTGATCACAAGCTCACTGTAAAATCAAATTTGTTTAGCTGCTTCACTGAGTCAACCCCCCAGGACAATACCTGCTCATGCAAGTAATTCTTACaccattttaaataaaagtaaaaacacACGATACTAACTTCATAAGTTTCTAGGTATTTGGCCCTTTCTTCAGGAGTCATAGATAATGAATCTTCTAGGAActttttcagtgaagaattagtttcttaaaaaaatttaaaaagacatAATTAGTGTCATGTTTTAATTCCAACTTCATTCACAGCTTACAGAATCCAACAAAAGATCTGAAGATACGATAGAATTGCACTGTATTTTTAAGACACAGAAGGCTGACTGCACTTTGCAATGTTTCAAGTGCTTTAGTTCGTAAATtagtataaaataataattttgtaatTATAGATAAAAATGCACTCCTTCAGCCTTTATGAATGGTTATATTCAGAGAAAATAGTACAAAACATACCCTTCCCTCCATGGCTTcccacagctgaggaaaaaagggagaagctaacaaaaaccaaaccaaaaaaatcttaCCAAAGTTCATTTTATCTCTGTTGTTTGCAATAGCATGAATTAGCCCAATTGTCCCACAAGCATTGTTAATGGTCTGCTTCATGAAATACACTGATGATTTGACATCTTGTCCCTTAGCTTTTATCCTCTCTTCTTCTTCTGTTCTGAAGGTTTCATACTAGAAGGAAAGTTAAAGACACAAATAGTTACAGTTATTCAACAAATAGTACAAATAGCTACATCATTCAAGACAAAACAAATTATAAAACACAACAGCTAATTAATACTGCCATTTGAAATGCTTAACACATGTGGTCCAGCAAGTATATTAAAATTACCTGAACTGTTCTATGCTGTTTCTTAACCCAATGCCTTCACACTTGAAACATCATTTTGAATATGTGTTATCTATAACAACTTGAAAAATTTTCAAAGTATTTCCTTGATCTGAGCTCACGTCACCATCTCTCTTGAATGCAACTTTAATGGCTTTTTAAGGACAGAAGTGTCAAAGTGCTATCAAGAAAGCCATAATACTTCAGGTGATTAATCACCACAAAGCATTCTTTAAATGTTCCACTGTTACATTTCATTTTTCCCAGGAATATAAAATAAGATCTATATAACACCTAAGGTATCAAAACAGACCCTTCTGAAGCAGTACTCATAAAGTAAACTTTTATATTCTGCAACAAAAAGAGAATTTGCTTTGACTGAACAATCTAAAATACTTGTTTTATAACGATCATATGTGACTAAAACCTGTTATACTGTGCAATAGTGTGTcagttttgggctttttttttgtcgCTGGCTGTGATTTGTTGGCTCTTTTGGGGAAGGGGCGTTGCtgttatgggtttttttttaatggatttgtttgaggtttttgttttttggtttttttttgttaaattttaatttcagacaggaaaagaaataaataaatccacAAATGTTCCAGTTAATGATTCCTCCTTTGCCTCTTTTATTAGGTACTTttgcagacaaaaaaaaaaaagaattctgaaGTAGATGGGCTTTCTATACAAGTATGATGAAAGTAAAGTAAGAATGCAGAATGTTACCAAGGAACTCGTCCTGCAAACTCCTAAAAAAATTCCCTTGTCTGTACTGTCAGtgacaaacaaaaccaaaaaacttccAGCATCATATTTCACTTTTGTAAGTTGCGTTAATGTTCTGAATAGGCTAACTAATAGCAAGAGCACTATaaaccattttaatttggtttatCTACAAGCTAACAAAAAATAGCCTTAATTGAGATAAAAATTTCAGAGAGTTCAATCGGACAAAAAGTTCAGACCAGAGAAGTGAACAATACAGCTGCCATTCATTCCTTCCCAACTAAAATAAAAtccacagaaaaaataaatatataagtGCTGAGAATACCAAAAATACAATTTTGAGCAAGGGATCGACCAGATCTCAACAGATTCTTCCTAACCTAAGCTATATCCCAAAATTTAGATTCATTTGGATCTATTCATTCATTAGGCCCACAATGCCAACACCCACAATATTCACTTTGTCTACAACATACTATGCAGACTAAGAAAGCATTGACCTTTAAAGTGTACAACAACCCTAAAATTATCTGAATGCTAACAAGAGTAGCTTGCCCTAAAAGCAAGTTCTAGGAAACTGATATACAGGTACCACAGAACCACTGAACTTCCAGACAGAAGAACAGACAGACAGTGAGAAAAGCGTTTACAAAGGCAGCAAAACTAATAGGCACTTTCATAAATAGGCAGCAAAACTAATAGGCACTTTCTAGACACAGCcaagaaacaaataaataacaaattaaataaaagtgtAATTTTACAGGCCATTTTGAAAGGAAGACTGAGGAGGGAAAAACTACTctagaaatacaaaataatgcTCAAGGGTCTTGTGGAGTTCACAGTGATCAACAAAAGCTTCATAACATGGGACCTCCCATGAAACATCACTGTTCACACAGCCAGGCTAAACAGTTGATAGAAACATTTGTGTCCCTGATGTTTCAGAAGGATTAACATGCTGAACACTTGGCAGTGCTCAGATTTGACTGATTGATGCAACAGAGCAAATGTTgtttctctggttttgtttgtcaTATGTTTCTTTAGGATGAAATCAGATACACCTTCTGGAAAAAGAGCAAGGTTCTTTCCTACGGGATAATGCTCCCATAGCATGATCCAAAAAAAGGTTTGCACAAGCAGGGAGTCAAAAGAAAAGTGAGAGTCAGACCTGTACCTCAAACAGCCAGACAGAAATgacagcacacagaaaacaatgCCTCAAAGGTGACAAAAAAGACATTTCCTGAGGACAGGTGAGTTGAAAGTCTGTTTAAGCTCAAAACTATCAAGGTGGCTGAAATCAATCTTGAAAAGTACTGCCTGCATAGCTGTTTTGGAGAAACTGAGAATGCAGAGGTTTACAGGACATAATGTGTAGGAAGACTGACCTGTCACTCCTGTATATTTAAACACCTTGTGTTTAGAAGTTAAGCTTCAATACTTAAGTGATTTGTCCTTATAAGCTACATATTCTTTTTGAGAGACATATTAAAAGAATTAATTGTGGACAGATTCACTTCAACCTTTTTGGCTGACCTTATCACAATCATGTAATACTGTTATAAATTGAAAGATCAATTGAATCACACTACGTAAAAGCATGTGATGAGACAAAATAAGCACATTGAAGATTTAATCAAAGTCCAACATAGTGAAAGATGGAGGGGAAATTGTCTTTCATCTTAATAGTACGTCCCATCTGTCCAAGAAGTGAAAGCCACATCAATACTGATGACCAAACTGAAAGTGGATTGAAGACTGAATAAATAGTCTTTACAGTGTAACAGGACAAAAACTCAAAAAGAAGTAGCATATTGTCCTACACcttatttcatattttccttATGCTGTTGGAGCTTTCTGCTAAAATTAGCAAATTGAGCCATTTCACAGTGCTTATTATAAAAAATACCTTAAATTGCCTGTAATAGAAAAGTGTGAGGCATATTTCTTTGTGCTTCTACATTAGCTTTTCCCATTCTGATttgaaaagaaatcagaaatatACATGCAAGGTTATCAAAAGAAGcatttttgtgttatttttaatgaagaagTCTCTTGAATAAAACTCGAGTCTCATTTTGATTCTAATATGACAGCAAAGTACAAGACTCAaacttttattcccatttcacTTATGCCAAAAGCAATTAACTGattattaaataaacatttacCTTTTCTGTTATTGGAAAGAGAAGTAGTACTGCACATACAGGTCTTGGCACCATGCTAAGCAGTTCTGGTTCCATACCATAAACATCTACAAATTGCCAGTCAGGATGTATACCCAACTGTTTCAGGaactggaagaggaaaaaaaagcataataTTAAACAAGAACACTCAAACACCTATCTTTTCAGAAACATAACAGAGTATCCACAATGTGAAATACATTAAAACAACCCTTGCTTTCTAAAATTTAAGGAGAATAAGGGAGATACAAGTTTTAATAAATAAGGCTGAATAAatcacacacaaacacataaACTCCCATGTTTTATGTATTTAAATAGTCTTTACAGAGGGGAAGTGGAAACACTCCCAGCACTATTTACTGAAGCATCAAAGCATTTCAACCATTTAAAAAGTGTTCTGTCACAAAACAGAAGATTTTGTGAATCTATTTTTACTGAATATTTATGTTAACTAGAAATCATCAGAGCCATCAGTCAGAGCACATATGAACAAACTTATGGCATTATTTGACTCCATATGGTATTATCTGACTCCATGACTTCAGAATACCTGGCACCAGGGCTCATATTGGAGCTCCTACCACCAAAAAGATGTTAGGAGCAAAACCACACAAGATACACACTTTAGTAAGTGTAGCTTTTACAAGGAAAATCTCTTCAAACTATGATGGAGTAATATATTGATGGAGTAATACTTTGATGACTGGATGCTCACTTTTTAAATGGATATTCTTCTACTCAAGTAAACTAGGCATCACAACAACAGCTGCAGAATCAATGACCACAGAGATGGTCAAAGACAATTTGAAATCTTTTCATTGTCAGACTGGAAGAACCTAACTGAATTCAGGAACTGTTGTTACTATACACATAGTGACCATTCACAATTATATGAAAAAACTAACTGTACACTGTGGCATACACAGATCTTTGAATGAAcatgaggaaaagggaaagtgtTAAGCATTTAGTAACTGATGAAACAGAAGAGTTTACTTTGAACTTCTATTCTAACCTTCTACATTGTGAAGATAATTACCACCTAGTgaacagccaaaaaaaaaaaagttccaaaGAGAAGAGACTACATGTATGGGtgcattaaaatattaattaataagtACTTCCAGTACTTCTCTTATTAAGTCAGCAATTAAGCTATCATTTTTACTGCGGGATAAATaacacaactgaaaaaaatccattttccatTCCAATATCATTTGATATTTTGCAATATTACATGAAATAAGGGTACAAATGCCCAAAAATAAAGAAGACACTCACTTAGAAAAAGATAATGATAAAGAATCTCATTAAGTTACTGGACAAATAAGTGGTTTAGTCTCTTGTCCTGTTCTACAccactgggggaaaaaaaaaatcaccaagcaaccaaccaaccaactaacaaaaataaaaccaacccCTTTAACCCAAAGTCAACAAAATGCTAACCAAACCCAAGAATGGTTTCCTCAAACTCCTGAATTAAGAATTTAACAGAACTGAAACTCCATTGATACAGGGCACCTTTCATTATTCATGCTACCATACCACCTAGAAACTTTACAATCCGAGAAATTTTATCTTCCAGTAAACAATGAGAGTGACAATGAAAAATTATGGTCAGCACTACAGAGAACAGCAAGAGCATAGGCTTAGTATGACAAGCAGTGATCTTAACACACAACCAGACTAACTCTACTGTAGACTcataaaccaaaaataaaatactaagGATAGATTCAAAACAGGCAAATAAGATATCTCTCTGTATGTCAAGAGGGTTTCATTCAGGCCTGGAAAAAAAGATAGAAATATCCTTCTGAAAATTACTAAGTAGATTTTAAAAACTGTGCAGGCTAAGTCCCTTTGTAAGAGAGAGTGACAGACAGGTAACAGATGAACAATAGCTGGCTGGAAGGGAAGACAAAGTCATTCCTGTTTTAGGACAGCAGGAAGTTTAGTAAGCTTTTTAGACAACATCACTGTCTAAAAAGGTGAGAGATCTATGCTGTTGTCCTTTCCAATTACTTAGGGATTATCCAAGCAAATTTATTCTACAAATACCTACTGTAAATAACAGTTAGGGTTCTTTGAGGGCTCACTCATCTTCAGCTGTTCACTTTCTCTTTGATAATACGTATGCAAGATAACATAAAATAGCAGCTTCATATTTCTCTAGATCTGCACAAGAGAGTATCAGAATCTTTTTCTCAGACACTGCTTATCACACTGCTGACAATTCTTAATTTATAGGTCTTTAAGCTTTCAccttataaaagaaaaaagaaaaattcttggCCATATTACAGAAGTCTTAGAGGATCTCAGGAAGAACAACAGCAGCACAACCCCCCCACACATCTGTATCTAGTATTCACTTTTTCacatctttatttttacagATTGTTGTCATAGTTTTGGTTGtctcttttcttcttgtcttaaaagaccttgctGAAAAACACTTTCTGGTTTTTCACTGGTCCAGCTAGCTAGCAGACAAAAAGCCACTTTAGAAACTACTTTACACCCCTCACCCTTATCTGCACTTCCTATGAATTTGTCCTTTTTGCCCCAGTATTCCAGAAGGCCCTTCTTTCTCACCTAACTACTACTGTTTATAACTAGCTAAGGGAGAGTGCAGAGAAGATGGAGACACTCATCTCAGCAGCACACAGTAAAACAGAGAGAAACAAGAAGCTGAAACACCTCTTGTTGAAAGAGAAATAAGGaaggcatttaaaaataaatgtaaaaaataacaaacataGTAAAACACTAGCACCAAGTGTCCAGGAGACTGTGGAGTTTGTGTCTTGAGAAATGCAGAACTTGACAGGTTGCTGAACAACTTGTTTTGAACAGAGTATGGTTGGTCTGCAGAACTCAAAAGCCCCTTCCAGCCTACCTCATTCTATTCTAAATGATCACAAACTGTAAATCTGTATGTCTAAATGTTGGTTAATAGCACAAGCATTACAATAGGCACTTCTAGGCACTCTACCTATGCAGCATGTGGTATAAGCTATTCTGTTTTCATTGCTAGTACTTCAGCCTACTAACTGAAAAAAGCACAGAGCAGTTATCTTTAACATGAGTTTAGAATCCTACTTCTGCCAACACAGTTCCAGAGCCAGTAGGAAGATTTGATCTACCAGGTTTATGGAGATTCAGAAAGGGTAAGTGGGATAAGACAACATAAGGGTGAAATATATTATAAACTTATGTAGTACATGCATAATTGAAATACTGTCTAAACAGCAATATGCTTTTCTACTCGGTCACTTGCATGTAAAAACAAAGTGAGgacaaaaactgaaacaaaatagGAGCTTGACATTTAAGGGCAACTAAAGTTGGACAGCTTCTGCAAATAGTTCAGCAATGTCACATTTTAAATACTAAAGCATTATACTCAAGACCTGGATTTTTCCACATCTTACTATGGTATTTATATAAAAGTTGGAACCATGAAAACATAAAACTGGCAAAATGCACAAACATTTCCAGACTCTCAGATGCAGAAGTCAAGAGAGCTTCTGTGAGAAGAACCAACTGTTGCCATCCTCTTCTAAGCACAAATATAAACCAAACACCCACACCATCTACATTTTATTGTACTTCTGCTGAATGCATTAAAGCATCTCTGTATCACAATAAAACCACAGTTAAGACTTTCCTCTGCAAAAATGAAGTTTTCCTATGGCTTTAGGAAACTGGAAGGAAAACATATAAATAAACCAATTAAGACAATCAATATTTTCTAACTTTTTCATTAAAGCACAAGAATTTTTAGCACTTTATTGAATTGAAGGTAATTTTTCCCATAAATTGTAGTAAGACATTGAGTAAAATGTAACTGATTGAATAATCatcaggaaagggaaaattatTCATTTCTTAAAGTATCCAGTTTTATTAATCTGTATTAAAAATACAACTGCacaatattttgcttttaattcttTACACATAATTTTTAGAAGCATGTAACAAAACTAAGTCTATTTGAGAAGTGAAATTCCTTTCTAGAAATAAGGGAACCACCCAAACAATATTCTACTGTTGGAGCATTATAAGGATATAGTTCCTCGTTCTTTCATCATGACATTTATGCAATTaaaatgaaggaatttttttcagtaCATTTTAGAGACAGCATCGTTTCAGTCATATGCAGCAGCTGTAAAAACTTTAGTTCTGTACAGCAGGTCAAAAGGCACACCAGGAGCAAAGAGATAGCTGGAACTTACATAAGCTGCATTATTCTTCTTTACCAACTACTCCTCACTTAGAATGGCCACAAGTATGATCTTGTTCTTTGAACAAGTATGATCTTGCTCAAACAAGAGATGACCCATTATAATAGACTTCTTTGGGAAAATCAAAATTTATTACAAATTCTTTAATATCCTCAGGTTCTGTACTTTGGGACACCATAACTAAGTTCAAAGAATACAGCccaacacaatttttttttcaaaaatgtgAGGAAACTTACATCCAGAAAACTCTTATCCTTCCAGTTGTGTTCATTACATCATGGTGTCTAGAAGAGTAACACTGACTCACAGTTAGGGTTCCTGTTCTTCAAAATGAGAGgtatatatttttcatatatcCATAAAGCAGTTTTGAAACTTAAAACTCAGGATGCCCAGGCACTGCTGTACATATTCAACCAGGGCATCCCACAGGCAGCAATGCAAAAAAAGCACTCAGAAATCTGGACAAACCAGCTGACCCAGGCCTCCTCCGAAACCAGTGAGCAAGAGCTTTAAAATGCTTCCAGCAGAGTCCTGAGGTGTTGATACTGAGACACTGATTCAAAGCAGAATACTGTGttattctgtgaaaaacacTTAACAGACCTGTTTGCATGATCTAAAAAGTTACTCATAACAGAAATAACCTGATCAATCCACTCTTCTAAATGAGCTGTTATACACATTTCTTCTTTTACAGTTTACTGAAACAACCATTGGATTCTACTGACTCTGATGGTCCTTTAAGCAAGGAAAATGTCTAAGTGGGAAAAAGCATTTCACTGCAGTAAGATAACATTTAAGGCATGAATAACTGTCACCTCTTTTCCCCTTTGTCTTCAACACAGTAAGGGTTTCCTTGTAACAAAAACTAAGAAACTGAGCAAAAAAGATTGTAAGAAGGACCAGAAGAGGCAAATACAAGTAGATGAATGAAATACATGTTTTTCATAGCTTTCAGTTACTGAAGAACATACGAAGACTGAGCTAAGGCAACCTTTCAACTATTCATATAAACACTACTGTAAACAATTGACAATTTTCCCTGTGCAACATATTCACCTATTTAAACTCAGTAAGAGGGCCACATAGTTGGAGATATTTTAAACTAGAAGAAGCCATTCACAAAGTGCTCTCACTGTCGTCACCTACAATTCCCTCATATTTATCCTTGTGCTTATTCTTTGCTATGCAGCATCACAGGCTCAACATTCCCCCTTTGCTGGCTCTGTGAAAGCCTTTCTGGGATTTTGTGTCTACAGAAAGACACAAACTGAATCCTGGTTTTCAACTCTCTGAGGCTACATGAGTAATAACAGGCTGTTTTCCAAGCATGTACACTATCTCCACTATTTTACACTCTGCTTGCCACAAAAGAGTTAAACTCCACTCCCTcacctgagaaaaaaaaaaaaaaggaagtttagCTAGGCATTTTAGAAGGACATCTGTGTTTCTCCACAGCCAACATCCTTTCACACTAAGACAGCACCTCAGTACCTCATCTATGAGTGCTACCTTCCATAGCACTTCAGGAATTGTGCGCACCacattttcaattattttgaTCACTACAGCTTTTCTTTGGGAAAGCTTGTGGGATAGTGTTTCAGAGTCCAGGAAATGAAAAGATCTTTTACGAAGACTAAGTCCTCCTTCCAAGATACTTAATTCTTCTCTGTATTTGCCTGACACCCTGAAGAGAGGTGTTCCATAAATGGATAAAGACTGGCTGTATCCAGTTTCTGACATTTGTTCTATGCTTTGTGAGCTTTATCGTCCCCGTAACTTTCAAGTCACAGCTGTCAATGGTTTCCTgagccaaaataattttctttatgcAGCTGACTCTCAATACCTTAATGGCTTAAAAAActcaaaaccccaaagcccccccCAAAAGTAGGATCAAAGTCCTACAAATAATGCTGGAAGGTAACTAAGAACCAACAACTAAGCCCTATGGGGCAAAAGGAACTCAAGCCACAGCCAACACTCAGCAGTCAAACTCTGAAGCCAGTGCTTGAGCTTCATAATCAGATGCAGTCAATTATTCTATCCTTATCTGGATCCAATGAGGGCATGACTGGAAATGTTATGTTATTCAGGAAAGCAGGGATCTTTCTTAGAATGTGTAAGatgaagaaagggaaaagagaatgaaaaaaggTGGGACATCAAGAAAAATATCCACCCATACTTTTTGTTTATCTACACTTCCCAGACAATCCATTGTGGGTTGTAAGCCGGACTGAAGTAACATTATGAGAAAGAACAATCAGCTTGTGTTCTGATCTTTTCACTCAAAAAAATTTACATGCAGTCCcatcttggttttttttctcagaagaaaTTGGGACCAAGATAACAAACATCATATAGATGGTAATTGAAAAACACAATTTCTGTGCCTTCTCTCAGGAAAATCCCCTAAGATAGCCAGGAAGGAGGGTAGCGCTGGTCATGTCAGGCCCCGACCAAAGGAAGGTCAAAGAGAAGAAACCATTCATTCCCCGTCATCACTGTACTCAAAATGGAGCTTTGGAAATGCTGAATCATCAACTCTTTCTGTATCAGAGGTAGACAACAATTCATTCTAACAGACTGGAGaagtgaaggagaaaaaaagtacTGTGACAATAACTTAGCACCCTATGGTACATTTAACTCCTGCCTTCACTCATTACAACCAGCACTGTGTGCTGCATTGAATGACTGTCTTCTCTCTTGAAAACATCATTACAGACACATGGCACATTTCCACTGCCACTGGAAGTCTTAAAAGCTAAGAAAGAATATTCCTGTTTACCCTCAGCAGCCAGTTTCTGAACCTTCAAATAATTTTAACACATGTGTACAAAGAGAGGTTCTATACAGATTAAGGATTTACAAATTCCTGGACTTGTATTAGAATATAAACACCTTCAGATAGAGAAAATCTTCTGAGATATTTTTGAAAGACTTCACATACCTCTAACTGAgacataccttttttttccattatcaTCTGAATTTCTACCACAAAGACTGAAAGCCTCAAATTTACAGCCTATATTTTAAAACCAGAGAAGATACAGTATTGTAAGAACATACTAAAAGCAAATGAACCTGCATTTAGTACACTTCCTTACTAATTACTGTTAATAAGGGGAATAAAATTATTGGTAAAATAATCAAAACAGCATAAGCACTTGATGTAGTTCTAATTACAATCTAAGACAAAGAATCTATGCATCTTACAGGTCActggaatttttcttttgtttaagaCTTCACTACCATACCTAGCAATAATTTTAACACTAACAAGAGTAGTATGCATAAGAGATAGTCTAACACTCAACTAAAAAAGCCAAATAACAAACCTGGAGAAGAAACACTTGGCACCTGGTTAGATGACTGACCAAATACATCTATTAAATGACTGCCAGACACGAATATTGCAGTTTTTACAGACAGACCATTGGGGGTTTTAATGCTAAAGACTTCTAGAATATTTTACAGAGCACAGTACAGAGTACTACAAGAAATGCCCATCCTTGCAATTAACTCAAGAGGATTTTCCAAAAATTAGTTAccaatttcattaaaatttcaaaatactATTATTGTTGTTTTAAACATAAGCAGGATATGAATAACTTATGACTAACAGCCCTGTTGCTACACAGTTCACCACTGTACTGATGAGATTAAAAGAACAATGATTAATAATGAAAGGTGCATCCTTATTCAACACCCacctatttattatttttttaatatacatcTCTCAGGCTGGATAACAATCCTGCTCAGTCAAGACTGGTAGTGAAGGAGGAAATCCAATTGGTTTCAAGTGGCCTTTTCTACACAGAAACAGTAACAAGAAAATCCTTGTGGAGTACAAATTCCTATTATCCATGATCATCTACAACAGCTACATTCATCACCAATGGGCAAAAAAAGATGAATTTTAAACACACTTAAAA contains the following coding sequences:
- the UCHL3 gene encoding ubiquitin carboxyl-terminal hydrolase isozyme L3; translation: MEPHRWLPLEANPDVTNQFLKQLGIHPDWQFVDVYGMEPELLSMVPRPVCAVLLLFPITEKYETFRTEEEERIKAKGQDVKSSVYFMKQTINNACGTIGLIHAIANNRDKMNFETNSSLKKFLEDSLSMTPEERAKYLETYEAIRVTHESSAHEGQTEAPSIDEKVDLHFIALVNVGGHLYELDGRKPFPINHGETSDDSFLEDAIEVCKKFMERDPEELRFNAIALSAA